In Leclercia pneumoniae, the genomic window GATAATTTTCCATTGCCGAGAAGATGGTTTGCGCTAACTCGTTCTGACGAGTCGCGTTATGACACAGCAAATATTCCGTATCGGGCAGCATCGGCAGCCCGTCTGATTTGCCTAATACTCGTAAATCCGGGCTCATCATCTCAACCGGGCGCGCGGTGACGCCCAGTCCGGCTTTCACCGCCGCACGGACGGCTGGCAGGGTTGTCGCTACGTAGGCGAGACGCCAGGGAATATTGGCGGCATTTAATGTGGCCAGAACCATGTCGCGGAACGGGCTGGGGTCATCCATCAGTACCAGCGGGATGGGCTCGCCGCGCTGCAGTTGATACTCGGCTGCACAATACCAGTGAGTAGGTGACGTACGGAGCGTCAGGCAACTGAAATGCTCCATTCGTTGGGTTGTGACAACCAGGTCTACTTCCTGCTCCTTCAGCATCTCCATCATAAACGCATTGCGTTTAACCCTGACGTCCAACGCAATCTTCGGATAAACCGAGCTAATACGATTAAGCAGGAAAGGCAAAATAGTATCAGCCGACTCATCAGACGCCCCTACGGTTAAGACACCCTGTAGGTTACTAAACATTAGCGACGTGCAGGCTTCATCGTTGAAGCGAAGTATTTTTCTGGCATAGCCCAGCAGCTGAATACCATGTTCAGTCAGGAGTTTATTGCGGCCTTGGCGGGCAAAAAGCTCTTTTCCGACCAGTTGTTCCAGTCGTTGCATTTGTTGGCTAACAGCCGATTGGGTACGGCAGACTGCCGCAGCCGCAGCTGCAAATGTATTCAGATCGGCGACTGCAACAAAAGTTCTCAGCAGATCGAGATCGAGGTTCAGTATCGGACGATTTGCATTCATCATATCTTTTCACTTACAGGTGGCTCATGCGGAGCTGCCTCGGGTAGAAGCTGTGTGCGTAAAAGTAAAACAGGTCCTTCTGAACAAGAATCCTTGTAATCCCGACCGGCAGACTGCCAGACAGAAAGTTGAAGTCCAGGTATATCCGTCGTCAAACACAACGTATCTGACGATATTTTTATTGGCTTTACGTTCAGTAAATATAAATTTTTACCGGATTAGGTAATGCACGAAAGGCAGTGGCGCTTCAGGCTCAACTTTATCGTAGTCAAGCTAAAGCAGCAATGGGCGTCGCGTCGCTTCGCTTCTCCGGGTAAAGATAAATCTATTAATAACAATATGCTATTAATGGAGGCATAACTAAGATTTACAACAAGCCGCAATCGCGTACTGCAGGCCTGTTGCATCATCTTAACCTAAATCCATTTTATTTATAAGTCTTATTGCATCCCGGATGATTTAACCCTGTTGATAAGAGTCTAAATTATTTTTATTAATATTAACGAAAGTTACGATTTCACCCTTATTTTGAAATACACAATAATTTAAAAAAAGATTGTTCATTAATTATACTTAACATTATATTCACATGATCAACGTTTATATAAAGCGGGATTTGAATCGTGATAATCGCAATTAATTCAGCATTTACGAAAAATTGCCAGGGGAAACCTCTGTATATCGGTCTGCGAAGCCAATGCCGATTGATCCGTTAGCGTAAAATCCAGTAAAAGATGTCACTTGCAAAACTTTACACCAGATTATAACAAACCCGTGGCAGGTCTTATTCGTCGTAACGCAAATAGTAGATTAAAATTTTAATGATAGTTTTTCTTAATTAGCAAAATCTTCTTCTGCTCATGCTTTAAAAAAGGCCTTTCAAGGAGTACATTGTTTCGTGCTGACTTCCACGGCAGGGAGTGGCAATAACAGTTAAAAGGTCAAAGGTTCATGTCCCCTATCGAAAAATCCAGTAAATTAGACAACGTCTGTTATGACATCCGCGGGCCCGTTCTTAAAGAGGCCAAACGCCTCGAAGAAGAAGGCAATAAAGTTCTCAAACTCAATATCGGTAACCCGGCGCCATTTGGTTTCGATGCCCCGGATGAAATACTGGTTGATGTGATCCGAAACCTGCCTACCGCACAGGGCTACTGTGATTCGAAAGGGCTTTACTCCGCCCGTAAAGCCATTATGCAGCACTACCAGGCTCGCGGGATGCGCGATGTTACGGTAGAAGATATCTATATTGGCAACGGCGTATCAGAGCTGATCGTGCAGGCCATGCAGGCGCTGCTCAACAGCGGTGACGAAATGCTGGTGCCCGCTCCGGATTACCCACTCTGGACCGCCGCTGTCTCGCTTTCCAGTGGTAAAGCGGTGCATTACCTCTGTGATGAGTCATCCGACTGGTTCCCTGATCTGGACGATATCCGCGCTAAAATTACCCCTCGCACCCGCGGTATTGTGATCATCAACCCGAACAACCCAACGGGTGCGGTCTATTCAAAAGAGCTGTTGATGGAGATCGTTGAGATCGCCCGTCAGCATAACCTGATCATCTTCGCCGACGAAATTTACGACAAGATCCTTTACGACGAAGCGCAACACCACTCTATCGCCGCGATGGCTCCGGATCTGCTGACCGTCACGTTCAACGGCCTGTCTAAGACCTACCGCGTCGCCGGTTTCCGTCAGGGCTGGATGGTTCTGAACGGCCCGAAAAAGCACGCCAAAGGCTATATCGAAGGGCTGGAAATGTTGGCCTCTATGCGCCTGTGCGCCAACGTACCAGCCCAGCACGCTATTCAGACGGCGCTGGGTGGTTATCAGAGCATTAGCGAATTTATCGTGCCAGGCGGTCGCCTGTATGAGCAACGTAATCGCGCATGGGAGCTGATTAATGACATTCCGGGCGTCTCCTGCGTGAAGCCAAAAGGCGCGCTCTATATGTTCCCGAAAATCGACATCAAACGCTTTAACATCTTTGACGATCAAAAAATGGTGCTCGACTTCCTGCTGCAAGAAAAAGTGCTGCTGGTCCAGGGAACGGCGTTCAACTGGCCATGGCCGGATCATGTGCGCATTGTTACCCTGCCGCGTGAGGATGAACTTGAGATGGCGGTCAGTCGTTTTGGTCGATTCCTCTCTGGGTATCATCAGTAAACCTTCCGGGCTGCCAATGGCAGCCCGATTTGCATCTGCCCGCCCCTCCCCTCACAATGAAGTCTGTCGCCGTGTTAGACAAAAGGTACCCTATGAGTGAGAGTCATTTCTTTGCCCACCTTTCCCGCCTGAAACTGATTAACCGCTGGCCGCTGATGCGCAACGTGCGGACCGAGAACGTCTCAGAGCATAGTCTGCAGGTCGCCATGGTTGCCCATGCGCTGGCCGCCATTAAAAACCGCAAATTCAACGGACAGGTGAACGCAGAGCGAATCGCGCTGCTGGCGATGTATCATGATGCTTCTGAAGTGCTGACAGGGGATCTGCCCACGCCGGTGAAGTATTTCAATTCGCAGATTGCTCAGGAGTACAAAGCGATTGAAAAAATAGCTCAGCAGAAACTGGTCGACATGGTGCCTGAAGAGCTGCGCGATATTTTTGCCCCCCTGATCGACGAACACCAATACAGCGAGGAAGAGAAGTCTCTGGTTAAGCAGGCAGATGCGCTCTGTGCTTATCTGAAATGCCTTGAGGAGCTCTCGGCCGGCAATCATGAATTCTTGCTGGCGAAAACGCGCCTGGAAAAGACGCTGGAAGCCCGTCGCAGTGACGAAATGGATTACTTTATGCAGGTATTTGTCCCGAGCTTCCATCTGTCGCTGGATGAGATTAGCCAGGATTCCCCACTGTAATATCCGGGCCGGGTGGCGCTACCGCCACCCGAATTTCGCGCGGTATTAAAATGGAAACAGCACCGGGATCAAAATGACGCACACCACCATAACCAGCACGGTAAAAGGCACGCCCAATTTTACGAAATCGCTAAACCGGTAGTTCCCGGGCCCCAGTACCAGCGTGTTAACCGGAGAAGAGACCGGGGTCATAAAGGCGGCTGAAGCGGCCATCGCCACCATCATTGCAAACGGGTAAGGCGAGACCCCCATCGATTTCGCCATCGCCAGCACAATGGGCGCCATCAGCACAGCCGTGGCGGTATTGGAGATAAACAGACCAATGGTGGCGCACATTACAAACAGGCAGATTAGCATCATGTAAGGCCCATATCCGCCGCCGAGTTCCATCAATCCTTTAACCACCAAATCTACCCCGCCCGTTTTTTGCAGCGCCAGCGCAAACGGCATCATCCCGACGATGAGTATTATGCTCGGCCAGTGGATTGCCTTATAGGCGCTTTGTGCATCAATACAGCGGAATTTCCCCATCAGCAGGCAGGCGATAATCGCCGCAATCGGGTTAGGGATCTCATCCGTTAACATCAGCGCGACCATCAGCACCAGACAGAAAATAGCATGTGGCGCCTGGCTGTGAGCCGGTGAGGCATCACTCACCTCAACGGGCAGGTTCATGACCACAAAGTCGCGTCCGCGCTGGCCGAGTTGAGTGATGAGTTTCCAGTTCCCCACCACCAGAAAAATGTCCCCCAGCTGTAAGGGTTCATCCACCACGGCGCCATCCATTGCCACGCCGTCACGCTTCAATCCCACTACATTGAGCCCATAGCGCGTACGAAAACCGATCTCGCGCGTGGTCTTGCCCAGCAGCTCCGATTC contains:
- the lrhA gene encoding transcriptional regulator LrhA, yielding MMNANRPILNLDLDLLRTFVAVADLNTFAAAAAAVCRTQSAVSQQMQRLEQLVGKELFARQGRNKLLTEHGIQLLGYARKILRFNDEACTSLMFSNLQGVLTVGASDESADTILPFLLNRISSVYPKIALDVRVKRNAFMMEMLKEQEVDLVVTTQRMEHFSCLTLRTSPTHWYCAAEYQLQRGEPIPLVLMDDPSPFRDMVLATLNAANIPWRLAYVATTLPAVRAAVKAGLGVTARPVEMMSPDLRVLGKSDGLPMLPDTEYLLCHNATRQNELAQTIFSAMENYQNPWQYNNVTPEGGDDSLVIEGDFE
- the alaA gene encoding alanine transaminase AlaA encodes the protein MSPIEKSSKLDNVCYDIRGPVLKEAKRLEEEGNKVLKLNIGNPAPFGFDAPDEILVDVIRNLPTAQGYCDSKGLYSARKAIMQHYQARGMRDVTVEDIYIGNGVSELIVQAMQALLNSGDEMLVPAPDYPLWTAAVSLSSGKAVHYLCDESSDWFPDLDDIRAKITPRTRGIVIINPNNPTGAVYSKELLMEIVEIARQHNLIIFADEIYDKILYDEAQHHSIAAMAPDLLTVTFNGLSKTYRVAGFRQGWMVLNGPKKHAKGYIEGLEMLASMRLCANVPAQHAIQTALGGYQSISEFIVPGGRLYEQRNRAWELINDIPGVSCVKPKGALYMFPKIDIKRFNIFDDQKMVLDFLLQEKVLLVQGTAFNWPWPDHVRIVTLPREDELEMAVSRFGRFLSGYHQ
- the yfbR gene encoding 5'-deoxynucleotidase — translated: MSESHFFAHLSRLKLINRWPLMRNVRTENVSEHSLQVAMVAHALAAIKNRKFNGQVNAERIALLAMYHDASEVLTGDLPTPVKYFNSQIAQEYKAIEKIAQQKLVDMVPEELRDIFAPLIDEHQYSEEEKSLVKQADALCAYLKCLEELSAGNHEFLLAKTRLEKTLEARRSDEMDYFMQVFVPSFHLSLDEISQDSPL